One genomic window of Parasteatoda tepidariorum isolate YZ-2023 chromosome 9, CAS_Ptep_4.0, whole genome shotgun sequence includes the following:
- the LOC139426391 gene encoding uncharacterized protein has translation MSAAEFAGYFIVPVIICVLAVLCFFGCRDICISQRVNNNAVTVYDQYCDSYSPTTPSHARIGVNAMDQPFPQQLQHDTSFTNLEDSSTERGDTATHSVLNGTNFDTSQNNATIFSEENPIILSAVEPSAPDLYNILSSPSEPQLYNITTPSAPQMHNLPSQSHRLNVRVSRNSVDVDDLPPDYATVVIADGTQGNELTQYPRVI, from the coding sequence ATGAGTGCAGCTGAGTTTGCAGGTTACTTTATTGTACCAGTCATAATCTGTGTACTCGCAGTACTCTGTTTCTTTGGCTGCAGAGATATTTGCATAAGTCAGAGAGTGAACAACAATGCAGTAACTGTGTACGACCAGTACTGTGATAGTTATTCTCCAACTACTCCTAGCCATGCAAGGATAGGAGTAAACGCCATGGATCAACCATTTCCACAGCAACTTCAGCATGATACATCTTTCACCAATTTGGAAGATTCTTCAACAGAGCGAGGAGATACCGCCACGCATTCGGTTCTCAACGGAACAAATTTTGATACATCACAAAACAATGCAACcatattttctgaagaaaaccCAATTATTCTATCAGCAGTTGAACCAAGTGCTCCTGATTTATATAACATACTAAGTTCACCTAGTGAACCACAGTTGTATAACATAACTACACCAAGTGCACCTCAGATGCATAATTTACCTAGTCAATCTCACAGACTTAATGTACGAGTATCACGAAATTCAGTAGATGTTGATGATCTACCTCCTGACTATGCTACTGTAGTTATCGCAGATGGGACTCAAGGAAATGAACTAACACAGTATCCAAGAGTCATATAG